CAAGTAACCCCAACGTTGGTGGCTTCGGTCAAAAAGATACAGAAATTGTGTTACAAGATTCCAGCAGAGTTGGTTGGTTAATCGCCTTTGTCTCTCTGGTAATGTTGGCTCAAGTAATGCTAGTTCTCAAAAAGAAACAGGTTGAAAAAGTTCAAGCTGCTGAAATGAATTTCTAAAATTCTCTGATAAATCCTTTTTTATAAAGACAGGCAATATGCCTGTCTTTTTTAGTTCTCAGATTGTTATTTTATCCAGAGTAATTGAAGAGTGCTAATCAGTTTGTGTCCAAGAATAAGGAAAATATCTATCTATACTGCTTGAGTCAACAGAGAATCAAGTTGACCTTTGGTGTCTAGCTGATAAATGTCATCACAACCACCAATGTGTTGATTATTAACAAAAATTTGTGGTACTGTTCGACGACCATTAGCTCTTTCTGCCATTTTGGCTCTAGCGGTTTCATCACCGTCGATTTTGTATTCAGTGAAGTTTACGCCTTTCCACCACAGCAACATTTTGGCACGAATGCAGTATGGGCAGGTTTGCCAGGTATAAATTTCGACGTTAGCTTTAACCTTGTCTGGATGACGACCAAGTAGGGGATTGAGGAAGTCCAACATAAGTCTGAAGTGTGAAGTTTGAAGTATGAA
This window of the Nostoc sp. HK-01 genome carries:
- a CDS encoding glutaredoxin, with product MLDFLNPLLGRHPDKVKANVEIYTWQTCPYCIRAKMLLWWKGVNFTEYKIDGDETARAKMAERANGRRTVPQIFVNNQHIGGCDDIYQLDTKGQLDSLLTQAV